In the Takifugu flavidus isolate HTHZ2018 chromosome 11, ASM371156v2, whole genome shotgun sequence genome, one interval contains:
- the ccnj gene encoding cyclin-J yields MELEDQWWTGQLAADIYQALRYKELKLPPYKAQSPQLSLRRYFADLVAIVSNHFRLCPAARHLAVYLLDLFMDRYNVTVQQLHVVSLSCLLLASKFEEREDRVPKLETLNNLGCMSSMNLVLTKQGLLHMELLLLETFQWNLYLPTAAHFIDYYLSIAVSEGDLHDGWPMTCLEKTKLYLTKYVDYFLEVSLQDHVFLCFTPSLVAAACVASSRLVLHLSPTWPPRLQLLAGYTWDNLIACAEKLLIAHDGDVKEAHKQKSQQPEQQGQAVYHSSGQAATVAQYLHRSGVQYPQQAPQPGLAQNHRPVPYLSHSAANLHAPAVSQHSGVQALSSSLDLKSSIPSRAYQVSMHYSCAAPCFDR; encoded by the exons ATGGAGCTGGAGGACCAATGGTGGACAGGACAACTGGCTGCAGACATCTACCAGGCGCTGCGCTACAAA gaGCTCAAGTTGCCTCCTTACAAAGCCCAATCTCCTCAGCTCAGCTTGAGAAGATACTTTGCCGACCTTGTGGCCATTGTCAGCAACCACTTCCGGCTGTGTCCTGCAGCCAGACACCTGGCCGTCTACCTGCTGGACCTGTTCATGGACCGCTACAACGTCACGGTGCAGCAGCTTCACGTTGTCTCTCTCTCGTGTCTTCTCCTGGCCA GTAAATTCGAAGAGAGGGAGGACCGCGTGCCCAAACTGGAGACCCTGAACAACCTGGGCTGCATGAGCTCCATGAACCTGGTCTTGACCAAGCAGGGTTTGCTCCacatggagctgctgctgctggaaaccTTCCAGTGGAACCTCTACCTGCCCACAGCTGCTCATTTCATCGACTACTACCTGTCTATTGCTGTCAGTGAAGGGGATCTCCATGATGGCTGGCCCATGACCTGCCTGGAGAAGACCAAGTTATACCTGACCAAGTATGTGGATTACTTCCTGGAGGTCTCCTTGCAAG ATCACGTCTTTTTGTGCTTTACTCCTTCGCTGGTGGCGGCTGCATGCGTGGCCTCGTCTCGCCTCGTCCTGCACCTGTCCCCCACATGGCCGCCCCGACTGCAGCTCCTGGCGGGCTACACGTGGGACAACCTGATCGCCTGTGCGGAGAAGCTGCTCAT CGCACACGACGGGGACGTCAAAGAGGCCCACAAACAGAAGagccagcagcctgagcagcagggcCAGGCCGTGTACCACAGTTCAGGCCAGGCAGCCACTGTGGCTCAGTACCTGCACCGGTCTGGAGTGCAGTATCCCCAGCAGGCTCCACAGCCGGGCCTGGCCCAGAACCACAGGCCCGTCCCCTACCTCAGCCACTCGGCAGCCAACCTGCACGCTCCTGCCGTCAGTCAGCACAGCGGCGTTCaggccctctcctcctccctggaccTCAAGTCCAGCATCCCCAGCCGGGCCTACCAAGTCAGCATGCACTACAGCTGCGCAGCTCCCTGCTTTGACAGATGA
- the LOC130533802 gene encoding zinc finger protein 518A translates to MNPVDVTSTGGPEWLVNKKNRGWHRRFRLRKTAGQPPTMQGGDKHAPKKIAEEWEKSTVWPSSKKPPQAAQQRTNDNENPLRFTCSLCRDGAEYVPKDLVGHFEENHAGIPPVFSCHMCTFSAGEFSYLQVHLLSHKDTFSSCAVCEDNVQRTWSEFRAHLAAHHFQDGKYSCKICREFSTGDVGLFLEHAYAHHLTLDGRKQETDKFVLKAAARTLRCQHCSYEVSRKLLINNDIRAVHICSGGDPARAKAGGVRPAAAKPNNSSPKMKLRLTRSAVREMCWLTQDCLSLPGREFLDKYCHLSDPHTTLEETQEFLMKSVAGETGDPEWTEALKSVLSNVPQEINLHPMSDGGKVSNSSDLTVLTVENKITVAQNGAAYCKKLKTMTSVGKEAGPVTDEAPAPKGRRSDLNISPPVGAQTPENRKNQEGGVQISGQLKLANQREAPAPGRKTAKSAKKRQSVRRKRKVPRRKRAEKEAAGRPLKLVLKKNPVREKQWVTQSCEGAPGRCPGRDGLETAPEETESCRRNGTQASDADPLEPPGAIAGTQQTEPRASSTTDVPGGKDSPQVLQGDAEAELGSEDGPLRSPGGGSDASVQRSAGADGGPAPSGPVIPLQGQRNSGDLSLAVPSGRTEEGTRDGDVPADPGPGLGGNSDVPTAIRPEPVAAARPRRRPTPKSLERTLKLVAISPYQRVRRPAGNQPVVVLNHPDADIPEVARIMEVINRYKGAVRKVVLSRRTLRALSAAGAEVPKDPTGLPAERDGHQNSCVQERFLLRLKLRRLSRKKYKVVGGASPSREAAAVRFCCWFCGRVFRSQETWVLHRRRHLMEWK, encoded by the exons ATGAATCCAGTGGATGTCACCTCCACGGGGGGTCCCGAATGGCTCGTCAACAAGAAGAATAGAGGTTGGCACAGACGGTTCCGCCTCAGGAAAACCGCCGGTCAGCCCCCAACTATGCAAGGCGGAGATAAGCACGCACCAAAGAAGATAGCGGAGGAGTGGGAGAAGAGCACAGTGTGGCCTTCATCAAAGAAGCCCCCCCAGGCAGCGCAGCAGAGGACAAACGACAATGAAAATCCACTCAGGTTCACGTGCTCCCTGTGCAGGGACGGCGCGGAGTATGTTCCCAAAGACCTGGTGGGACACTTTGAGGAGAACCACGCAGGAATCCCACCGGTCTTCTCCTGTCACATGTGCACCTTCAGCGCGGGCGAGTTCTCCTACCTTCAGGTCCACCTGTTGAGCCACAAAGACACTTTTTCCAGCTGCGCCGTGTGCGAGGACAACGTCCAGCGCACCTGGTCCGAGTTCCGAGCGCACCTGGCGGCGCACCACTTCCAGGACGGCAAATACTCCTGCAAAATATGTCGGGAATTCTCCACAGGCGACGTCGGACTCTTTTTAGAACACGCCTATGCACATCATTTGACACTGGACGGGAGGAAGCAGGAGACGGACAAGTTCGTCCTCAAAGCAGCCGCTCGGACTTTGCGCTGTCAACACTGCAGCTACGAGGTCTCTCGCAAGTTGTTGATTAATAACGACATCCGAGCTGTCCACATTTGCTCCGGAGGGGATCCGGCGAGGGCGAAGGCGGGGGGAGTCCGTCCCGCCGCGGCGAAACCAAATAATTCCAGCCCAAAGATGAAGCTTCGGTTGACGCGGAGCGCGGTCCGGGAGATGTGCTGGCTGACCCAGGACTGCCTCTCGCTGCCAGGGAGAGAATTCCTGGACAAGTACTGCCATCTGTCCGACCCACACACCACGCTGGAGGAGACCCAAGAGTTCCTAATGAAGTCTGTCGCCGGGGAAACCGGTGACCCCGAGTGGACCGAGGCCCTGAAAAGCGTCTTGTCAAACGTCCCTCAAGAGATAAACCTCCACCCGATGTCGGACGGCGGCAAAGTGTCGAATTCTTCGGATCTTACGGTGCTGACGGTTGAGAACAAGATAACGGTCGCTCAGAACGGCGCCGCCTACTGCAAAAAGTTAAAAACGATGACCTCTGTGGGAAAGGAGGCCGGACCCGTTACGGACGAGGCCCCGGCTCCGAAGGGACGCCGGTCAGATTTGAACATTTCTCCGCCGGTCGGCGCCCAAACGCCGGAGAACCGAAAGAATCAAGAAGGTGGCGTTCAGATCTCCGGCCAGCTGAAGCTAGCTAACCAGCGCGAGGCGCCGGCACCCGGGCGCAAAACTGCGAAGAGCGCGAAAAAGAGACAAAGTGTGAGGCGAAAACGCAAAGTTCCAAGACGTAAAAGAGCAGAGAAGGAAGCGGCAGGGCGGCCTCTGAAGCTGGTGCTGAAGAAGAACCCGGTCAGGGAGAAGCAGTGGGTGACCCAGAGCTGCGAGGGGGCACCGGGCCGCTGTCCGGGACGGGACGGCCTTGAGACGGCGCCGGAGGAGACAGAGTCCTGCCGGCGGAACGGGACCCAGGCTTCCGACGCCGACCCTCTGGAGCCCCCTGGAGCCATCGCCGGGACCCAACAGACGGAGCCGCGGGCTTCCTCAACTACAGACGTTCCCGGTGGGAAGGATTCCCCGCAGGTCTTACAAGGGGATGCCGAGGCGGAGCTCGGCTCGGAGGACGGGCCGCTCCGGAGCCCAGGCGGTGGCTCGGACGCCTCGGTCCAGAGGAGCGCGGGGGCTGACGGAGGGCCGGCACCTTCAGGACCTGTCATTCCTCTGCAGG gtcaaagAAACTCGGGAGATTTGAGCCTCGCTGTCCCTTCAGGAAGGACCGAGGAGGGGACGAGGGACGGCGACGTGCCCGCAGACCCTGGGCCAGGTCTCGGCGGCAACAGTGATGTGCCAACAGCCATCCGGCCGGAGCCCGTGGCGGCGGCCAGGCCTCGGCGGCGGCCCACCCCGAAGAGCCTGGAAAGGACCCTGAAGTTAGTAGCCATAAGTCCGTATCAACGGGTGAGACGTCCAGCAGGGAACCAGCCGGTCGTGGTGCTAAATCATCCGGACGCCGACATCCCCGAGGTGGCCAGGATCATGGAGGTCATCAACAGGTACAAAGGCGCGGTACGGAAGGTGGTGCTGTCGAGGAGAACTTTGAGGGCTCTCTCTGCCGCCGGCGCCGAGGTCCCCAAGGACCCAACGGGGCTCCCAGCCGAACGTGACGGACACCAGAACAGCTGTGTCCAAGAGAGGTTCCTGCTGAGACTGAAACTGCGCCGCTTGAGCAGGAAAAAGTACAAagtggtgggcggagcctccccCAGCAGGGAGGCCGCCGCCGTCCGCTTTTGCTGCTGGTTTTGCGGGAGGGTCTTCAGGAGTCAGGAGACGTGGGTGCTGCACCGCCGGCGCCACCTGATGGAGTGGAAGTGA